Part of the Musa acuminata AAA Group cultivar baxijiao chromosome BXJ2-7, Cavendish_Baxijiao_AAA, whole genome shotgun sequence genome is shown below.
aaaaaagcaacgaatcattgctctatcaagttgtgaagcagaatatatagcagcttcttctagtgtttgtcatgcaatctggctaagaagattactccaagaacttcatatgccacaggagaagtcaaccaagatttatgttgataacaaatcagctattgtcttagccaagaatccagtctatcatgaaagatcgaagcatatcgatataagatttcatttcataagagatcatatagaaaataaagaagtggagatacatcatgtcaaaacaagtgaacaagtggctgatatacttacaaaacctctcaaatttgaaatatttcaacaacttcgaagaaaacttggcatgctggatggaacaagtttaagaggggagaatattggaattaaacttgttcaagaggcataaaaaggttcattgcatcaagtgggagaatcattacatcaagaagaaaaaatggattataAGTCTAtaaaaggataagtcaaattggttattggttcttgaaagggtttcttgaaagggaatgattcatcttgaatacaattaatataatgtatctttggggacttaTCAAATGATTTACTTGTCCATTTAGTTCTAATATCTCTCCCTGCACAATTCAGTAGATCAGTTATAACTATCAAAAGGACAAATGATCTCTTAATGAGCTCATTTGAAGAAGAAAGTAGGATGTTAGCAGAGCTACCTAAATTAATCATGACCCTTTTGACCAAAGTACTGATTATATTAATAGAGATGACTAGGGCACCATCATAGTTGGGGTCGAGATACTCATTCTTTAGcacttcctcttcctcgaatGTTGTCTCTAAATCGCTTTCCTTCTCTAGCACTTCTCGATATTAACTTGGGGGGAGGCCTTGTCACCCAAGAGTTGTCCCCCTAAGTGAGCCACCCAACGATGGTATCGATTTATCTTTCCATTAGCTCCTCTAGCCGTACAGATTGTTTTCGATTCCTTAAGATGAAACGTCTAAGGTGCCCTTATCGAATGAGTTCCTTAATCAACTCCTTTAGATTAAGATAATATTCAGTGTCAAGGTCTTAATCTTGGTAGAATCTATAATATTTAGACATGTCTCTTCTATTGGGCGATGACCTAATTGGATGAGGGTCTTGTAACATTCCCTTCTCTTTAATCTAGAGGAATACTTTTGTTGGTGACATGTTGATAGTAGTTAGGTTGGCTCTTGGTTGAGATACTTTGTTGGTAAGGTGCTTTCTACTAGGGACTCATCCTCCAACATTCGGATTGTCAAGAGGATGGTAGTCGAGCACCAAGGGCATACATTCTTGACAAAGTATTTTCCAAACTTCTTTACCGATTGAGTGAAGGAGCTTATTGAGAACGATTTAAGGTGTGTGTACCACTCCCAAGTTGTGTCCCTTAGCATCAtagggaaggcatgacacattagTGCATCTGACATGCCGTATAGCATCCCTTCAAACACCTCAAGAGTTAGTAGTTGAAAGCTCATTGGGATTGGGTCTTCTAGATGAATAAGGATTTGTCAAGGTGAAATTGGTTAAGCCTCCCTCCTTCATCATATGAAACTCCTAAAGCATATCTTCAAGGTGAAAATCCATTTACTATAACTATGTGCTAAGGGTGTACTTGGCGGAATTGCATgttaggcctcggacttatacactATAGATTGTTGATGATGCAGGCTGCTGAATTCATTAGTGGGAGATTGAGGTGCCCTATTCGTTGGATAATCAATTGATTATTGACTCTCTAGGGCAACTAGTATGGGGACTGACTAAGGAATCTTAGCAGGCGTCAGGGGAGTGGCCAACTTTTGTAGGTTTTGGGCAACTATAAATTAAACTAGTTGAGAAAGGAGGGAGTCGACAAGGTACATCATCACAATTAGTGTCTGAACGTTCTATGTGAGGTCCATGAAGACCTTGGTTAGAACCACTAAGTGGGTCAAGGTCCCCATCGATATAGAGAGTTCAGAGTCATTGAATAATCGCTAATATTATATCAAGATTAGTATTGAGATAGAAATGTCAAAGGCAACAAATGTTGGATGTTGTCCATCATGGGTGAAAATGCTATAGGTCGATGGCAAAGTGGTCTTGCTCGAGCACTTATTGAGTGAGTCGGTATAGTGACATTCGTGTGTTATGCCATCTTTCTTGTACCAAAATAATATGATGGATAATAATGATGTCCATATTAGCTCAACTTGGTTTGAgtccatatgaaaaaaaaaatctgatatgGTCGAATGGGGGGCTCAGGCATTTGGTCGATAACTAACTTATATGAAAATTGAGGTCGGATGGGTTTCTCGACGTGATCCTTCCAACGCTCTAGTTAGTTCTCAGATAGAAAGCATAAGTTTTAAATAAACAGTAACTATCCTTAATTACTATAGCTCGGTGTGCTTTTCATAATAGCTTTAATATGAGAAAATATACTATGATATatacaatatattttttaaaattttttattatactaACATCAATGTCATTGAATTATTGATCCCGGTTCAATTTCCTTTGCTGACTATAGTGATCATTATGTTGAAGTAAATATTTCTCCCATTAATATTACAAGTTAAAATAATATGCTTAACATATATTGGAAATATTAAAATAagttattttaatatataaaataaatatatcaatTTTACTAATAGGTAGTTCTTTGTTATTGCATGAGAATGAAATAGGCATAACTTGATGTCACTTatagtttttttaataattttatagtatttttagtatATAAATAAAGATACTATAATGTTATTGAAAAAACACATATAAATGAACCAAATGAAAAAACTATGGTTCACAACTTATGAAAAAATTagtgaaaaaaaaatcatttcgatTTTCTTTGAATAATGgggtattatttgaaaaaaatgaaaacaatGTCTCCTTtgggaaaaataaagaaaaagatgatCTTTTTAAGGAAAATCACTCAAAATAATTTAACAATCATGTCAAGTAGGGATATTTTGAATTAAACCTCCACAAAAACATAaatatctaaatcaaattttcttTGAAAAATACAAGTGATCTTAAAATACCATACAAGCACAAGTttacaataaaattatttaataaaacatGCGTGAGTCAGTATCATTAATCAAAATTGCGAGATAGGGCATCTTATGGATGTAACTCTCTTTAGAGTTGATGGAGACTGTGTTTCATATAAGTCCTTTTATCTCTGTGCTGATGGAGAAAACAGTGTTCCTTCCCTTTTATCTTATGGATGTAACCATTTGTTTTCTATATTTAATGTCTTACAGATTGATCATTTTTTTACTAATGTAATAAATATGCTAAAAGACAAATCCTATCAAATGATCTATGCATCCGACTTTCCAAGGGGCGAAATTGCTAAGGATTATAATTATCACATAAAAATCATCGAGTTCACTCTGTAAAGATCTATTGGTACCATACGACGTCCTGTAATGAAACTATATCTATGGcttggaggaggagatggaggaggcaACTCCGTCATCTCCCGGCGTCGACGTTCTTCGGCAGCATGCTGCTATCCAGGATATGATAACCGCTGGTATCCGTCTCCGTGCATCTTCTTGTCTCTTCAGCTTTTACCATTTCGATCTCTCCCGGATCATATTCCTCCCTCGGTTGCAGCCTGAACCTTCTCAATGAATGCAGTCGCTCTGCTACTTCCTTCATGGAGGGCCGCTCTTCTCCCTTCACGCTCAGGCACTCCTTGGCAATGACCGCAACCTCCCCCAGCAACTGCTCTCCCCCTTCCCCGATCAATTTGTTATCCAGTATGTCCCTCAGCCTCTGCTCCTTCATCATCACGAGGAAACTTGTCGCCAGGCTCCTCTTTTCCCAAGCATCGTCGGCGTAGATCGCCTTCTTGCCTGTGATCAGCTCCAGGAGGACGAccccgaagctgtacacgtcgcTTCTATCCGTCAGCCGGCGGGTCTGCATGCACTCGGGGTCCAAGTAACCTAACGTTCCCTGCACGAACATGATGAACTCGTCTTCGTCCATGGGGACGAGCTGAGACGCTCCGAAGTCGGACACTTTGGCGGAGAGGTCGTCGTCCAGTAGTATGTTGAGGGACTTGACGTCCCCGTGAATGATGGACCGGTTGGTCGCCGAGTGCAAGTAGGCGAGCGCTTCCGCGGCCTGCTCAGCGATCGTTAGGCGAGCTTGCAAAGGGAGGGGTGAGGTGTAGTGCTCAGGATGGAGCACGTCGAACAGGCTGCCATTGGAGATGTACTCGTAGACCAGCATGGGAACATCCAGCTCCAAGCAACAGCCCAGTAGCCTTACTATATGCCGGTGGTTGATCTGAGAAAGAACGATGATCTCGTTGACGAACTCTTCCTTCTGCCGCTCGTCGACCTTCTTCGACTTCTTTATCGCCACTATTCGATGGTCGTCCAAGATTCCCCGGTACACCATGCCGTACCCGCCGCAGCCGATGACTCTTTTGTCGGCGAAGTTGTCTGTGGCTCGTTGTAGCTCCTCCACGGTGAATACTTGAACGGTGTCCACCTTTTTGGATAGGATTTCTTCGTATAACTTGAAGCCCCCATTTTTCCTGAAGAAAATGTCTCTTTCTCTTTTGTGTTTCGTCTTTTGGGTCCTTATGATTACGCAAGAAAGGAGAGCAACTAATATTACAACGATCACGCTGAAACCTGCACAGCATGTATGAGTTGCAAAGATTAGCTTAAAGGACGaaaagtatttttcatcaattCTGTTATAATTGTAGCGTTGTCATGACAACTGGAGAATTGGAGAAGTCGAAGAGGGACAATAATATGTCGCTTTCCAGAGACACCAATTCTACCATGTTTGTGGAATTCTAAATATTTATACTTTTCTCATCTATGACCTCTTCAGAAGCAAAGACTCGGTCGCTTCAGATTTTATATTCATGTAATCAAAACCATCTTTACAGCTAAATGTTAAACGCAAAGCCAATGTGAGTGGGTCTTTTTGATAAAGCTAAAGTTTCGCTGGGATCTATCACAGTTATTGTCTAACGAGGATATTGTGTTCGACAAAGGAAAAGTATTGGTAGGCAAGTGCGAGGCTAGTAGGACGCAAAGGTGTGGAGATAATAAGCAAGAAAGGTGGAGGTTTTACCTACTGCCAGCCGTGCCGGTAATGGAAATTTGGATGAGTTGCCGGTACAATTGTCTTTGGTGGCATTACCATGCGTGCCAGGAGGGCATGTGCAGAGGTAGCGTCCCTGTACATTGCTGCAAACTCCGAAGCATGGATACAGCTGAGGATGTTCGCACTCGTCGATATCTGTCGAGCGTTGATTCGACCATCAGAAATGGAAGGAAGGTGTAATCGAGCATGTGGGAAGAGATGGGCGGGGAGTACCTTGGCATCCACCCTCGAGATAGGGATTGCCTGTGTATCCTTGGGAACACTTGCATAAGTACCCGGGGCCATTGGTGGAATTGAAGCAGTCGCTGTTAGCGCTGCGGCAGGCgtagttagagtagtcggcttcaGCATCCCGGCACGACGACTGGTTGCGCATCGCCCAGTCCAGCACCACAGGAACCTGGTAATTGGTCTCGTCGCCGAAATCAGGGAAGAGGGTGGATTTATTGAAGCGGAACCAATCTTGATCGGCTACGAAGGCATAGCTACAGGGACTGAAGCTCGCCACCTGACTGTTGTTTAAGGAATCACTGAAGGAGGCGGTAAAACTGATGAGCGACTTGGGTATGGAAGTTTGGCAGCAACCCATGCCATCGCAACCCGGCCCCTCCGAAACGCCACCGGCGTCGTCGCAGTAGGACACGCAGCCGCTCGCGTAAGTGCTGCCTTTCACGTTTTGGCCTACGACGTAGGCGAGAGTGGAGCAACCGACTACGGTGAACTTGTTGCGGGTGGCGGAGTACAGATATGCGGGGCTCAGGGTTAGGTCTGCGCTCCAACCAGTGTCGTTGTAACACCAATAAGCCATGTAGATGTACGCGCTTAACTCGTGATCAACCAAGGAGACGTTGAGGATTTCGACGTTTCCTACAGCTATGAAAGGTTTTGGAGGATCGGTGGTGTCATTGCAAGTGATGTCGAAGCCTTCCATGGAGCAGTCGGTCCCGATGCCGAACGGGTAGGGGATGTCGACTTCGCCGCACTTGCTCGGGCATCCTGGCTTCgatattgctgctgctgctgctgcaacagCTGATGCTAACAACAAGGTCGCTGCTATCTGAAACAGCAGCACTCTCTTAGcaaccattctctctctctctctctctctctctctctctcttgccctCCCAACTTCTGGTTCAGCttgtaatgtatgtggacatggATCGATATAGTTATATATCTATAATTAATTAACTACTAAATGTATTTGACAGGGTCACAGCTGGGAGCTGCACTTGTTTAGCTTCTGTTGGTTGATATGAACAAGCGTGGACTTGGTCCGACGCAAAGACAAAATAATCAGCAGACCGGATGGACACTACAACGCTTGAATCCCGAGATGCATCGAATCACGTTTCTACTTGCTGTCTGATTAACTGACCCATATGCACACGATAGTTACCTGAAATGACTCCATACTCTGTAACTAATGACTCGGACCAAGTCAACCACACCCACGTCGTTGTCCTGCCGCACAACTCTAATTGTCGTGACGTGCGAGTCAAGTCAAGTAATGTGAACATCAAGCGCGAGCTTTGGTTTGCTGGTAGCGACCGTCAACGCGTGAGTCAAGTCAAGAGACACTGTTTGTGCCATTACTGTATTCGTTCAAGCCCCACCGATTCCATGTTCACACTGTGCATCACTGCTGATCTATTATGTGCGTCACTATTCCttctataatataaaaaaaggCCAAACATAAAAATTGTTTCATGAACCCGGGCATCTGCATAGCTGCAATCGGATGACCCCATGGCCTGACTTCTACAGAGAAATTCCAATTATATCTTATAAATATAGAATACGCAGCTCGAGTAGCTCAGAtggttagagcgtgtggctgttaaccacaaggtcgAAGGTTCAAGCCCTTCCTCTAGCGAAAAAATACTTTTAATAATAACTCatattattttctattttctGATTTCATTTGTTTTCGATTTCGTGTTTATGATTACATTTACTACCATTCTTTGAACCACTTTTTATGATAACtcgtattattttatattttctgaTTTCACTTGTTTTCAATTTCGTGTTTATAAGATTACATTTACTGGTGTTCTTTGAACCACTTTTTATGATAACTcgtattattttctattttttgatttaaTTTGTTCTCAATTTCATGTTTATGATTACATTTGCTAGTATTTTTACTGGCATTCTTTAATATGtaaaagagagagggagagagagagagagagagagagagagaaggcataAGTGCAAAGGCAGGTAAACGAACGATTGAGAAGACAAAACTGGCCGCTGAAAGAAACTTAAATCTCAGACTTACTATGGGGGAGcgcgagagacagagagagagaggggtccaAAGCCCACTGGACCGTCGATGATTCGGAAAGATCCAAGGCGGACCAGTGCAATTTCATCCACGGGAAACCAAGATTTGcacccaaaagaagaagaaacccaCACCCAATTCCGATCACGATCAAGAAAGCAACCCTAATTGACAAGGAAGGGATGAGCTCCGTACCTCAGCTTCTGGCCACGAGCAATCGGGGTTTAGATAGAGTCGCGCTCCCCTCCGGGCGACGGTGGTGTCGAGGCGCTTGGCCGCGGAGCCGATCCCCGTCGTTCTCCCCGTTCCCTTTTCCGGCCCTCGTCGAGGCGTTTCGCCTGTCGGGGCCCGTGGCCGATCGGCCCCCATGGGTTGAAACCGACGAGAGAGAttcgtgttatatatatatatatatatatatatatatatatatatatatatatatatatatatatatatatatatatatatctcaaccgATTGGAATGGAATTAACGTTGTGGCTTAattattctccacataaaatgatCGAGGGATCCTAATAATTGTGGTGAAAGCCTGAGTTGGAAAACGAAATCATGGTAGCAAGAAGAAAAGTTCGACTCCTCTACTTCTTTTGCCCCCAAATAATGGCATGCAGATGAGGTTAGTCTTCTTCTTGGGCACGCCTTTACGTGGACTCGTCGAGAAATATAGAGGCGGCTCTGTTCCGGGAATAATCTAATCCAATGAATTTGTGACATGTAAACAACATAATCCTCAGTCCAACTCAGCACTCCTCAAGTCTCGATACATCTCATAAGCCTATATAGTTGAAGTGATCGTTGTCTTCTTAACGTAAATTTGTCAAGGTGAAGTCGacactgattttttttaattatatataaaaatcttttaatctatataaaatttttttttctcctaacgtatataaataggagagagaaatGTGAATGCATTTTTAACGTAATTTTATTTTCTATCCTCTTGTAATATATATCAGAGTAAGCGATGGCGTTTCCATATAAAAAAGTTTAACCGTACATCAATTTCCGAGCTTGCGATGCTGTTTCTCACGAAAGATGGAGACCGAGCCAAGTCAAGTGGGTTCCACCACCAGCTTCCGCTGTAGCTGTCGGAATCGGGCCCCACCATGCACTAGCACGCAAGCGACAAAAGGGGTTGGTGACTGCTGCCGCGAGGACGACTCCTTCATCGGACAGTTCTGACCAGAATATTAACACGTTGTTAGAAAGAAAATACTCATCGCTCGTAAATTTTAATCTAATTAATCCTTCACTTACTTAAATTTGTctcaacataataaataaataaataaatatgtgaTCATGCTAAACCGCCATTAATACGGTTCGCATGATCGAGACAACGTGAGCGGCAGCCCACATCATTCACCCGAACGCGATTCAAGGTGGTAATCCACGCCAGCGGGACAGCCATCGAGGCGGTGAGATCCGGTCACCGCCTCGGTGAGCTGATCACCGCCACAAAGGAAATAACAGTTGGTGACGGTCGTTTCACGCCGAGTCAAGAACGGTTTCGTATCGCCCGTTACGCGCGCGGTATATCGAGGGCGTTGGCCGTCGTGAGCCACGAATCGTTCGAACGGCTAGTTTGCGAGGAGGAGACGGTGGAGTCTTGATCGGTTCTTGTTCGTCGATGTCGCCCTCCTTCCCTCCCTCTCTTTATTCTTCTGTTCTTGTTCGTCGCGACGCGGCCCTATCATTCCTTTTTCTTGGCTACGAGAGATGAGGATCGAGTCTTgatctgttctttccttctgcccCGGTTCGGAGAGGCAAAGGTTTGTCAGTGTCGCCCTTCTCCTCTCTGTACTCTTGTGTCGCCGTTCATCTCTCTGTCACTTTTCTCGTTCGTCGCCATTCCTCTCTCGGTCTTTTGCCCTTTCTTCTTGGCAACGAGATGAAAGCCAATCTTTttctgttcttcccttcttccccggctCGGAAAGACATAAGAGGCAAAGGTTTGCCAATGTCCCGCATTCCTCCTTTCTTGTTCCTCTCTGTCTTTTGCTTGCTCATCGATCGTTTTCTTGACAACCAATGATGGCTGCTTTGCATGGGAGAGAGGAATCGAAATGGTATCGGGATAGCCCGTTACATTCGCTATCGTGTCGGGCATTCTAAGAACAAGAAGACAACCGTCTTGTCTATCGAGATGTGGTCACCTCCGGTCGCTCTTAAATTCCAACctttaattcttttcccttttttttttgggttcgaTGGACAGAATGCGAccgcacgagagagagagagagagagagagagagaggcagagaATCACAAGGATTCGGTAACCACTCAATGCTCTCGATCTACCCCTGAGGGTGACGCATGCCGTGAGCTAAGGAATCGCGTCGGCGTTCATCACGTGAGATATGTAAGCTGGCGACGCCGAGCAGATAAAAAGTAGGAAGGAAGAACAACTCTCTCACTCTCACCTTTATTTAAAACATCGACGCCTGATCCGATACCGCCTGTCCCTCATCTTGTTCGTTCCTCCTGGGGTACGACAAATAGTTGGCCCTGGTGTTGTTTCTCGGCAACTGTTGCGAGGGACATGGCGGAGAACACGGAGCCTTTGTTGAAACGGAAGGTGTACTTCGACGGCTGCCCGGGTTGCAAGCAAGACAGACGGAAGGAGGCCAGCAGTGGAATCCCCTACAAGGAGTTCTTTTATGTGTGGATCATCACCCTCTGCACAGGTATGCATGAGTGGGTTGGCTCACGCTAGTATATAATTGCTCGGTATAGTTTGTTGCATGATGAGTGGAAAAAATGTTTTCTTCAACATTGAGTTCCTCCTTTTTAGTAATTAGTGATTTTTTAGTAATTAATGATTTGTTCTTACACGCTTGTATTTGCATCTGCACCCATTATTCTATGTCTCTGCGACACCACAACCTCCGGTAAGTCCACAAATCAATTTCCTGTAAGTGTAGTTGTAGCATCAGAAAACAATGCCCTGTACTGACCTTGAAAACGATACGACCATTAAGCAGCAGAGGACATGGGCTAAGAGTTTGTTTAACGGCTGCTCCATGCAAAAGCATAAAATGAATATTTCCTAGTCTTTTGaacat
Proteins encoded:
- the LOC135584823 gene encoding wall-associated receptor kinase 5-like isoform X1, giving the protein MGADRPRAPTGETPRRGPEKGTGRTTGIGSAAKRLDTTVARRGARLYLNPDCSWPEAEIAATLLLASAVAAAAAAISKPGCPSKCGEVDIPYPFGIGTDCSMEGFDITCNDTTDPPKPFIAVGNVEILNVSLVDHELSAYIYMAYWCYNDTGWSADLTLSPAYLYSATRNKFTVVGCSTLAYVVGQNVKGSTYASGCVSYCDDAGGVSEGPGCDGMGCCQTSIPKSLISFTASFSDSLNNSQVASFSPCSYAFVADQDWFRFNKSTLFPDFGDETNYQVPVVLDWAMRNQSSCRDAEADYSNYACRSANSDCFNSTNGPGYLCKCSQGYTGNPYLEGGCQDIDECEHPQLYPCFGVCSNVQGRYLCTCPPGTHGNATKDNCTGNSSKFPLPARLAVGFSVIVVILVALLSCVIIRTQKTKHKRERDIFFRKNGGFKLYEEILSKKVDTVQVFTVEELQRATDNFADKRVIGCGGYGMVYRGILDDHRIVAIKKSKKVDERQKEEFVNEIIVLSQINHRHIVRLLGCCLELDVPMLVYEYISNGSLFDVLHPEHYTSPLPLQARLTIAEQAAEALAYLHSATNRSIIHGDVKSLNILLDDDLSAKVSDFGASQLVPMDEDEFIMFVQGTLGYLDPECMQTRRLTDRSDVYSFGVVLLELITGKKAIYADDAWEKRSLATSFLVMMKEQRLRDILDNKLIGEGGEQLLGEVAVIAKECLSVKGEERPSMKEVAERLHSLRRFRLQPREEYDPGEIEMVKAEETRRCTETDTSGYHILDSSMLPKNVDAGR
- the LOC135584823 gene encoding putative wall-associated receptor kinase-like 16 isoform X2, with translation MEGFDITCNDTTDPPKPFIAVGNVEILNVSLVDHELSAYIYMAYWCYNDTGWSADLTLSPAYLYSATRNKFTVVGCSTLAYVVGQNVKGSTYASGCVSYCDDAGGVSEGPGCDGMGCCQTSIPKSLISFTASFSDSLNNSQVASFSPCSYAFVADQDWFRFNKSTLFPDFGDETNYQVPVVLDWAMRNQSSCRDAEADYSNYACRSANSDCFNSTNGPGYLCKCSQGYTGNPYLEGGCQDIDECEHPQLYPCFGVCSNVQGRYLCTCPPGTHGNATKDNCTGNSSKFPLPARLAVGFSVIVVILVALLSCVIIRTQKTKHKRERDIFFRKNGGFKLYEEILSKKVDTVQVFTVEELQRATDNFADKRVIGCGGYGMVYRGILDDHRIVAIKKSKKVDERQKEEFVNEIIVLSQINHRHIVRLLGCCLELDVPMLVYEYISNGSLFDVLHPEHYTSPLPLQARLTIAEQAAEALAYLHSATNRSIIHGDVKSLNILLDDDLSAKVSDFGASQLVPMDEDEFIMFVQGTLGYLDPECMQTRRLTDRSDVYSFGVVLLELITGKKAIYADDAWEKRSLATSFLVMMKEQRLRDILDNKLIGEGGEQLLGEVAVIAKECLSVKGEERPSMKEVAERLHSLRRFRLQPREEYDPGEIEMVKAEETRRCTETDTSGYHILDSSMLPKNVDAGR